The Anaerobacillus alkaliphilus genome contains a region encoding:
- the yabA gene encoding DNA replication initiation control protein YabA, with protein sequence MDKKGVFSRVSLMEEKIGGLYRELGELKEHLALLLEENQHLKIENDHLRSRIEKASDQKQEEVKEKKVDNEKVDIGEGYDNLARLYQEGFHICNLHYGSIRKEGDCLFCLSFLNKK encoded by the coding sequence GTGGATAAAAAAGGGGTCTTTTCACGAGTAAGTCTTATGGAAGAAAAGATAGGTGGCCTTTATCGTGAATTAGGGGAGTTAAAGGAACATTTAGCCCTCCTCTTAGAAGAGAATCAACATCTTAAGATTGAAAACGACCATCTACGTTCTCGGATCGAAAAAGCATCTGATCAGAAGCAAGAAGAAGTAAAAGAAAAAAAGGTAGACAATGAAAAAGTTGATATTGGGGAAGGTTATGATAACTTAGCCAGACTATATCAAGAAGGGTTTCACATTTGTAACCTTCATTATGGGAGTATTCGTAAAGAGGGAGACTGTCTTTTTTGCTTGTCGTTCTTAAATAAAAAGTAA
- a CDS encoding tRNA1(Val) (adenine(37)-N6)-methyltransferase — protein MVKIEQDERIDHLPNEKLKIIQSPDVFSFSMDAVFLAKFCYVPIQKGDIVDLCTGNGVIPLLLSERSKAKITGVEIQERLFHMAVRSTEMNELSEQITFLHGDIKNAPTSLGKGKFDLVTCNPPYFKTVTEKEWNENKHFAIARHEIYCDLDDVLRVSGDLVKERGKVAIVHRPDRLIDIITSMKKYQIEPKRIQFVHPKKEREANILLVEGIKNGKSGIKILQPLFVYHDDNTYTEEFKNIYFS, from the coding sequence ATGGTTAAAATCGAGCAAGATGAACGGATAGATCATTTACCTAATGAAAAATTGAAAATTATTCAAAGCCCAGATGTTTTTTCTTTCTCAATGGATGCAGTTTTTCTAGCCAAGTTCTGTTATGTACCAATTCAAAAAGGTGATATTGTTGATCTGTGTACGGGAAATGGTGTTATACCATTACTACTCAGCGAACGAAGCAAAGCAAAGATCACTGGAGTCGAAATACAAGAACGCTTATTTCATATGGCAGTGAGAAGTACAGAGATGAATGAGCTGAGTGAACAAATTACGTTCCTTCATGGCGATATTAAGAATGCTCCTACGAGCCTGGGTAAAGGTAAATTTGATCTAGTAACTTGTAATCCGCCGTATTTTAAAACGGTAACAGAGAAAGAATGGAATGAGAATAAACATTTTGCGATCGCTAGACATGAAATCTACTGTGACTTGGATGATGTTCTTCGTGTTAGTGGTGATCTTGTTAAAGAAAGAGGAAAGGTCGCCATTGTTCATCGTCCTGACCGTTTAATTGATATCATTACTTCTATGAAAAAATATCAAATCGAGCCAAAACGAATTCAATTTGTTCACCCTAAGAAAGAACGTGAAGCGAATATATTATTAGTAGAAGGTATAAAAAACGGTAAGTCAGGGATAAAAATTTTACAACCACTATTCGTATATCATGATGATAATACATACACCGAAGAGTTTAAAAACATTTATTTTTCATAG
- the rsmI gene encoding 16S rRNA (cytidine(1402)-2'-O)-methyltransferase, with amino-acid sequence MWIQKSFHNEEAGALYLVPTPIGNLEDITYRALQVLKTVDIIAAEDTRQTKKLCNHFEITTKLVSYHDHNKQSSGSRLVEEIQTGKKVALVSDAGMPAISDPGYELVVSCIQENIPVIPLPGANAALPALVASGFPTENFYFYGFLNRQKKDKKKQLDTLKNIQCPIIFYESPHRLKETLQTILEQLGDRKISVCRELTKKFEEFIRGHVSEVIDHYTKEDPRGEYCLILEGAADEAIVNDDIWWTDLTIEQHIEHYIAIQLSSKEAIKQVAKDRNLQKREVYQVYHNEK; translated from the coding sequence ATGTGGATTCAAAAAAGTTTTCACAATGAAGAAGCAGGGGCATTATATTTAGTGCCAACACCAATAGGAAATTTAGAGGATATTACATACCGAGCGTTACAGGTTTTAAAAACAGTAGACATAATTGCAGCCGAAGATACAAGACAAACGAAGAAGCTTTGTAACCATTTTGAGATAACCACCAAACTTGTTAGCTATCATGATCATAATAAGCAATCTAGCGGCTCAAGACTAGTAGAAGAGATACAGACTGGTAAAAAGGTGGCTTTAGTAAGCGATGCTGGAATGCCAGCTATCTCTGATCCTGGGTATGAGCTGGTTGTTAGTTGTATTCAAGAAAATATACCAGTGATCCCATTACCAGGTGCAAATGCAGCTTTACCTGCCCTGGTTGCTTCTGGATTCCCAACAGAAAATTTTTATTTTTACGGGTTCTTAAATAGGCAAAAAAAAGATAAGAAAAAGCAATTAGACACATTGAAAAATATCCAATGCCCAATTATTTTTTATGAATCACCACATCGTTTAAAAGAAACGTTACAGACGATCCTTGAGCAATTAGGAGATCGAAAAATTTCAGTCTGCCGTGAACTTACGAAGAAATTTGAAGAATTTATTAGAGGACACGTCAGTGAAGTAATTGACCACTATACGAAGGAAGACCCAAGAGGTGAATACTGTCTTATCTTAGAAGGGGCAGCTGATGAGGCGATTGTAAATGATGATATTTGGTGGACGGATCTTACGATAGAGCAACATATTGAACATTACATTGCAATCCAACTTTCGTCAAAGGAAGCGATAAAACAGGTGGCAAAAGACAGAAACCTACAGAAGCGAGAAGTATATCAAGTGTATCATAACGAAAAATAA
- a CDS encoding AbrB/MazE/SpoVT family DNA-binding domain-containing protein codes for MKSTGIVRKVDELGRVVIPIELRRTLDIAEKDALEIYVDSDRIILKKYKPNMTCQVTGEVNDDNLSLAGGKIILSPSGAKEIIAELQNFVEKTVK; via the coding sequence ATGAAATCTACAGGAATTGTTCGTAAAGTTGATGAGTTAGGACGCGTGGTTATTCCAATCGAGCTTCGCCGTACACTTGATATTGCAGAAAAGGATGCTTTAGAAATTTACGTTGATAGCGATCGCATCATCTTAAAAAAATATAAGCCAAACATGACTTGCCAAGTAACTGGCGAAGTAAATGACGATAACTTATCATTAGCTGGCGGTAAAATCATCTTAAGTCCAAGCGGTGCTAAAGAAATTATTGCTGAACTTCAAAACTTCGTTGAAAAAACAGTAAAATAA